In Polyangium spumosum, a genomic segment contains:
- a CDS encoding PAAR domain-containing protein, with amino-acid sequence MPPAARITDRHVCPIHPPNVIVQGESTVIVGFQPQARVGDAEACGAAISAGEPTVIIGGKDAARKGDPTNHGGSIASGCPTVIIGSNPMAVLQTDKPFCEDCAKKAAERAARQKAGRDGS; translated from the coding sequence ATGCCTCCTGCCGCACGAATCACCGATCGTCACGTCTGCCCGATTCACCCGCCGAACGTCATCGTCCAGGGCGAGTCCACGGTCATCGTGGGTTTTCAGCCCCAGGCGCGCGTCGGCGACGCCGAGGCCTGTGGCGCCGCCATTTCGGCCGGCGAGCCCACGGTCATCATCGGCGGCAAGGACGCCGCGCGAAAAGGCGACCCCACGAACCACGGGGGCAGCATCGCCTCGGGCTGCCCGACGGTCATCATCGGCTCCAACCCGATGGCCGTGCTCCAGACGGACAAACCTTTCTGCGAGGACTGCGCCAAGAAGGCGGCCGAGCGCGCCGCGCGGCAGAAGGCCGGGAGGGACGGGTCGTGA
- a CDS encoding DUF4123 domain-containing protein, with protein MTEPRLIVEVRYGKLGGTKRAVEAGRALRVGRTELADLVVGHDGQMSGTHFELQWDGASCLLRDLQSQGGTRLGGQVTTQGEVPHGGWIQAGETDFLVYVEGRTKPPRRKLARSPEEEAARVSAAREACELLRAEAAKVPLYAIVDGARDRHILEVIREHVEPHQSLYDGLQGETLEDVAPYLVGPFRKDSALLDRLLAEGFGNRWGMFLTSYDKFVEVRRHFRRFLMVTLESTNEKVYFRFYDPGVLRVFWPTCSPSQCQEFSAGMEELFVEEEDLSLSALVRPH; from the coding sequence GTGACCGAGCCTCGGCTCATCGTCGAGGTGCGTTATGGCAAGCTCGGCGGCACGAAGCGGGCCGTCGAGGCCGGCCGCGCGCTCCGGGTCGGCCGGACCGAGCTCGCGGACCTCGTCGTGGGGCACGACGGGCAGATGTCGGGCACGCATTTCGAGCTGCAATGGGACGGCGCGAGTTGTCTCTTGCGGGACCTCCAGAGCCAGGGCGGGACGCGCCTCGGCGGGCAGGTAACGACGCAAGGCGAGGTCCCGCACGGCGGCTGGATCCAGGCGGGCGAGACCGATTTTCTGGTGTACGTCGAGGGCCGGACGAAGCCGCCGCGGCGCAAGCTCGCGCGATCACCCGAGGAGGAGGCGGCGCGCGTGTCGGCCGCGAGAGAGGCGTGCGAGCTCTTGCGCGCGGAGGCGGCGAAGGTGCCGCTGTATGCGATCGTCGACGGCGCGCGTGACCGGCATATCCTCGAGGTGATCCGCGAGCACGTCGAGCCGCACCAATCGCTCTACGACGGCCTCCAGGGCGAGACGCTCGAGGACGTCGCGCCGTACCTCGTGGGCCCGTTCCGCAAGGACTCGGCGCTGCTCGACCGGCTGCTCGCCGAGGGCTTCGGCAATCGCTGGGGCATGTTCCTCACGAGCTACGACAAGTTCGTGGAGGTGCGGCGACACTTTCGGCGCTTCTTGATGGTGACGCTCGAATCGACGAACGAGAAGGTGTACTTCCGCTTCTACGATCCGGGCGTGCTGCGCGTCTTCTGGCCGACCTGCAGCCCCTCGCAATGCCAGGAGTTCTCGGCCGGGATGGAGGAACTCTTCGTCGAGGAAGAGGACCTCTCGCTCTCGGCGCTCGTAAGGCCTCACTGA
- a CDS encoding DUF4123 domain-containing protein — MDSVAAPRLIVEVRHGKLAGTKTVLDAGRALRVGRTDLADLVIAHDLGMSGVHFELQWDGARCALRDLQSQGGTRLGGQAVERGEVPHGGWVQAGETDFLVYVEGKTEAPADLLEGDELAREQARLLAAERALPSLRSLAGDKPLYAVLDMARDRRILGLVREHVEPHRSLYDGAQGELAEDVAPYLVGPMRRDSALLDRLVREGFGKRWGIYCTSDEKFVEVRRHFRRFLMVELDHTNEQVYFRFYDPGVARAFWPTCNAAQRAELYGTLGDLYVEGKDLSLLRLPR, encoded by the coding sequence ATGGACTCCGTCGCCGCGCCTCGGCTCATCGTCGAGGTGCGACATGGCAAGCTCGCCGGCACGAAGACCGTGCTCGACGCGGGGCGCGCCTTGCGCGTGGGCCGGACGGACCTCGCCGACCTCGTGATCGCGCACGACCTCGGGATGTCGGGCGTCCATTTCGAGCTGCAATGGGACGGCGCCCGCTGCGCCTTGCGGGACCTCCAGAGCCAGGGCGGCACGCGCCTCGGCGGGCAGGCCGTCGAGAGAGGCGAAGTCCCGCACGGCGGCTGGGTTCAGGCCGGCGAGACCGATTTTTTGGTGTACGTCGAGGGGAAGACGGAAGCCCCGGCGGACCTGCTCGAAGGCGACGAGCTCGCGCGGGAGCAGGCGCGTCTCCTCGCGGCCGAGAGGGCGCTCCCTTCGTTACGATCGCTGGCGGGCGACAAGCCTCTGTATGCCGTGCTCGACATGGCCCGGGATCGGCGCATCCTCGGCCTCGTCCGCGAGCACGTCGAGCCACATCGATCACTCTACGACGGCGCGCAGGGCGAGCTCGCCGAGGACGTCGCGCCGTACCTCGTGGGCCCCATGCGGCGCGACTCCGCGCTGCTCGACCGGCTCGTGCGCGAGGGCTTCGGCAAGCGCTGGGGCATTTATTGCACGAGCGACGAGAAGTTCGTCGAGGTGCGCCGCCATTTCCGGCGCTTCTTGATGGTCGAGCTCGACCACACGAACGAGCAGGTTTATTTCCGTTTTTATGATCCCGGCGTCGCCCGGGCCTTCTGGCCGACGTGTAACGCCGCGCAACGGGCCGAGCTGTATGGGACGCTCGGGGACCTGTACGTCGAGGGCAAGGACCTCTCGCTCCTCCGCCTGCCACGCTGA
- a CDS encoding type VI secretion system Vgr family protein: MPILELSFASGETSLSVRHFSVQEAVSSLFSVNVMARSESPSIDLEAIVGQPASLRVVSGWAHARLGGARLWTGVVSSIEQVHAVQPGGVGKELSTYSLRIVPTLWLLTQRRGYRIYQHLSIPDIVDRLLGEWSVEAKWEVDRGRYPKLEYKVQYGETDFAFVSRLLEEAGISYTFPDDDAKGSKLTLSDRLEAGPARPGGALPYVDNPNREAEKEYLSKVRLTHIVRPGAHTIRDYDFRNPMFALFGEAPKAEGPEAKYEQYHYQPGATLVENGKGGGGTPAADDKGTARYDQGFGKERADRMLGGARADKRTIAFETNTIDLWPGQIFSVDKHPHAELGDDKRLLVTEFSVEGTPGEEWTMSGQAAFTDAPYRPQQKTSKPRVEGVQSAVVVGPAGQEIHTDEFGRVRVQFPWDREGNNDDGSSCWIRVSQGWAGTGYGMIVIPRIGHEVMVGFLDGDPDQPIIVGRVYNAKQAVPYKLPDNKTRSTWKSDSSLGSEGFNEIMFEDLKGQELVWEQAQKNRRRLVKNDETITIGHDRQKLVSNDEQDKTLGYVKVFVGKDQDIVVKQDKRERVEGNSHLHVMGKRNQRIEGNQSLEVKGDRHELIGENHALAVTKELHIKAGTALVIEAEDLTLKGPGGFIRIDGSGVTIRGTKVYINSGGSAGEGSGASPEAPDKAIEAEVDDVSKTLIAQ; the protein is encoded by the coding sequence ATGCCGATCTTGGAGCTATCGTTCGCATCTGGTGAGACCTCGCTTTCCGTGCGCCATTTCTCGGTGCAGGAGGCCGTCTCGAGCTTGTTCAGCGTGAACGTGATGGCTCGCTCGGAGAGCCCCTCGATCGACCTCGAGGCGATCGTCGGGCAGCCCGCGAGCCTGCGCGTCGTGAGCGGCTGGGCCCATGCGCGCCTCGGCGGCGCGCGCCTCTGGACGGGCGTGGTGAGCTCGATCGAGCAGGTGCACGCGGTGCAGCCGGGGGGCGTTGGCAAGGAGCTCTCGACGTATTCGCTCCGCATCGTGCCGACTTTGTGGTTGCTCACGCAGCGGCGCGGGTATCGTATCTACCAGCACCTCTCCATCCCCGACATCGTCGATCGCCTGCTCGGCGAGTGGAGCGTCGAGGCGAAGTGGGAGGTCGATCGGGGCCGTTATCCGAAGCTCGAGTACAAGGTCCAGTACGGCGAGACCGATTTCGCGTTCGTGAGCCGCCTGCTCGAGGAGGCGGGCATCTCGTACACGTTCCCGGACGACGACGCGAAGGGCTCGAAGCTCACGCTGAGTGATCGCCTGGAGGCGGGCCCCGCGCGCCCCGGCGGCGCGTTGCCCTACGTGGACAACCCGAACCGCGAGGCCGAGAAGGAGTACCTCTCGAAGGTCCGGCTCACGCACATCGTCCGCCCGGGCGCGCACACGATCCGCGATTACGATTTCCGGAACCCGATGTTCGCGCTCTTCGGCGAGGCGCCGAAGGCCGAGGGGCCCGAGGCGAAGTACGAGCAATATCATTATCAGCCGGGCGCCACGCTCGTGGAGAACGGCAAGGGCGGCGGCGGCACGCCGGCCGCGGACGACAAGGGCACGGCCCGGTACGATCAAGGGTTCGGCAAGGAGCGCGCCGATCGGATGCTCGGCGGGGCGCGGGCGGACAAGCGCACGATCGCCTTCGAGACGAACACGATCGACCTCTGGCCCGGGCAAATCTTCTCGGTGGACAAACACCCGCACGCCGAGCTCGGCGACGACAAACGCCTGCTCGTGACGGAGTTCTCGGTCGAGGGCACGCCGGGCGAGGAGTGGACCATGTCGGGGCAGGCCGCCTTCACCGACGCGCCGTACCGGCCGCAGCAGAAGACGTCGAAGCCACGCGTCGAGGGCGTGCAGAGCGCGGTCGTGGTGGGCCCTGCGGGGCAGGAGATCCACACGGACGAGTTCGGCCGCGTGCGCGTACAGTTCCCCTGGGATCGCGAGGGGAACAACGACGACGGCAGCTCCTGCTGGATCCGCGTGAGCCAGGGCTGGGCGGGCACGGGGTACGGGATGATCGTGATCCCGCGTATCGGCCACGAGGTGATGGTTGGTTTCCTCGACGGCGACCCGGATCAGCCGATCATCGTGGGCCGCGTGTACAACGCGAAGCAGGCCGTGCCGTACAAATTGCCCGACAACAAGACGCGCTCGACGTGGAAGAGCGACTCGTCGCTCGGCTCCGAGGGCTTCAACGAGATCATGTTCGAGGATCTCAAGGGGCAGGAGCTCGTCTGGGAGCAGGCGCAGAAGAACCGGCGCAGGCTGGTCAAGAACGACGAGACGATCACGATCGGCCACGACAGGCAGAAGCTCGTCTCGAACGACGAGCAGGACAAGACGCTCGGCTACGTAAAAGTGTTCGTCGGGAAAGACCAGGACATCGTCGTCAAGCAGGACAAACGCGAGCGGGTCGAGGGCAACAGCCACCTGCACGTGATGGGCAAGCGCAACCAGCGCATCGAGGGCAACCAATCGCTCGAGGTGAAGGGCGACCGGCACGAGCTCATCGGCGAGAACCACGCGCTCGCGGTGACGAAGGAGCTCCACATCAAGGCCGGCACGGCGCTCGTGATCGAGGCCGAGGACCTCACGCTGAAGGGCCCGGGCGGGTTCATCCGCATCGACGGGAGCGGCGTCACGATCCGCGGGACGAAGGTCTACATCAACAGCGGCGGCTCGGCCGGCGAGGGCTCGGGCGCGTCGCCCGAGGCCCCCGACAAGGCGATCGAGGCCGAGGTGGACGACGTGAGCAAGACGCTCATCGCGCAATAA
- a CDS encoding type VI secretion system Vgr family protein: MAILDLKVAGEHELFVRHFTLEEGVSELFSASLLVRSRDHSLDFSSIVGKKASFRVQAGYENVAGGGARSLAGLVSYAEQVEALQEGSAEEGLSTYVLCIVPDLWLLTQRRGNRIFQHLSIPDIVRKVLGELGVAGEWRVDAGAYPKLEYKVQYAETDYAFVSRLLEEAGIAFVFEDGGRLVFSDALEAGPKRKGPPIPYVDNPNAAAENEYVKNVGLGRAVRPGRVVYRDYDPRHPELDLSAHASPHTNVEKRLEQYHYDAGAFLVETGKAGFTPVADDKGFARHDQGYGYDLARRTLEAARADHREVRVEGNTLDLAPGVIFSIARHPHPEIGEGRSLLVVESTLSGDDTGEFEMTARAFFAEYKYRPPRKTEKPVIHGVQCATVVGPAGQEIHTDEYGRVRVELPWDREGKRDEDSSCWIRVNQGWGGLGYGMLNLPRVGQEVLVVFLEGDPDRPEVAGRVFNAIQQVPYRLPEHKTRSTWKSDSSLGGGGFNEIMFEDLAEKELVWQQAQKDRRRKVENDEFATIVHDRQKLVKNDEQEHIEGHQKLWVGKDLDAVTKTNKHEWIEKNAHLVVKGSRREQVGGKHSLTVKKDLQEKVNGSFALRAGGDVHEVAGESWVGEGGGDTTVKGPGGFLRIHGGGITIAGTMVWINERGSPGKGRGSKPEGPDFGEAQGPKLEEDVSDTSGQLGDEEAGCPH; encoded by the coding sequence ATGGCCATCCTGGATTTGAAGGTCGCCGGAGAACACGAGCTCTTCGTCCGCCATTTCACCCTCGAAGAGGGCGTGAGCGAGCTCTTCTCGGCCTCGCTCCTCGTGCGCTCGCGCGACCATAGCCTCGATTTCTCCTCCATCGTGGGCAAGAAGGCCTCCTTCCGGGTCCAGGCCGGCTACGAAAACGTCGCGGGCGGCGGCGCCCGCTCCCTCGCGGGGCTCGTCTCTTATGCCGAGCAGGTCGAGGCCCTGCAGGAGGGCAGCGCCGAGGAGGGCCTCTCCACCTACGTCCTCTGCATCGTCCCCGACCTCTGGCTGCTCACCCAGCGCCGCGGCAACCGGATCTTCCAGCACCTCTCGATCCCCGACATCGTACGAAAAGTCCTGGGCGAGCTCGGGGTCGCGGGCGAATGGCGCGTCGACGCCGGGGCATATCCCAAGCTCGAATACAAGGTCCAGTACGCGGAGACGGATTACGCCTTCGTCTCGCGCCTCCTGGAGGAGGCCGGCATCGCGTTCGTCTTCGAGGACGGCGGGAGGCTCGTCTTCAGCGACGCGCTCGAGGCGGGGCCGAAGCGCAAGGGCCCGCCCATCCCTTACGTCGACAACCCGAACGCCGCCGCCGAGAACGAATACGTGAAGAACGTCGGCCTCGGCCGCGCCGTGCGCCCCGGCCGCGTCGTCTACCGCGATTACGATCCGCGCCACCCCGAGCTCGACCTCTCCGCGCACGCCTCGCCGCACACCAACGTGGAGAAGCGCCTCGAGCAGTACCATTACGACGCCGGCGCCTTCCTCGTCGAGACCGGCAAGGCCGGCTTCACGCCCGTCGCCGACGACAAGGGGTTCGCCCGGCACGACCAGGGATACGGCTACGACCTCGCCCGGCGCACGCTCGAGGCCGCCCGCGCGGATCATCGCGAGGTCCGGGTCGAGGGCAACACGCTCGACCTCGCGCCCGGCGTGATCTTTTCGATCGCCCGCCACCCGCACCCCGAGATCGGCGAGGGCCGCTCGTTGCTCGTCGTCGAGAGCACGCTCTCCGGCGACGACACCGGCGAGTTCGAGATGACGGCGCGCGCCTTCTTCGCGGAGTACAAGTATCGGCCGCCGCGGAAGACGGAGAAACCCGTCATCCACGGCGTGCAGTGCGCCACGGTCGTCGGGCCCGCGGGGCAGGAGATCCACACCGACGAATATGGCCGCGTCCGCGTGGAGCTCCCCTGGGATCGCGAGGGCAAACGGGACGAGGACAGCTCCTGCTGGATCCGCGTCAATCAAGGCTGGGGTGGCCTCGGGTATGGAATGCTGAACCTGCCGCGAGTCGGCCAGGAGGTGCTCGTCGTCTTCCTCGAAGGCGATCCGGACAGGCCCGAGGTCGCGGGCCGCGTGTTCAATGCGATCCAGCAGGTCCCCTACAGGCTGCCCGAGCACAAGACGCGCAGCACGTGGAAGAGCGACTCCTCGCTCGGGGGCGGGGGCTTCAACGAGATCATGTTCGAGGACCTCGCCGAGAAGGAGCTCGTCTGGCAGCAGGCGCAAAAAGACCGCCGGCGCAAGGTCGAAAACGACGAGTTCGCCACCATCGTGCACGACCGGCAGAAGCTCGTGAAGAACGACGAGCAGGAGCACATCGAGGGCCACCAGAAGCTCTGGGTCGGCAAGGACCTCGATGCGGTCACGAAAACGAACAAGCACGAATGGATCGAAAAGAACGCTCACCTCGTCGTGAAAGGCAGCCGACGTGAACAGGTCGGGGGCAAACATTCACTGACGGTGAAGAAGGACCTCCAGGAGAAGGTGAATGGCAGCTTCGCGTTACGCGCGGGGGGCGACGTGCACGAGGTGGCCGGCGAGAGCTGGGTCGGCGAGGGCGGGGGCGACACGACCGTGAAGGGGCCCGGCGGCTTCCTCCGTATTCACGGCGGCGGCATCACGATCGCGGGCACGATGGTGTGGATCAACGAGCGTGGATCGCCGGGCAAGGGGCGGGGCTCGAAGCCCGAGGGGCCCGACTTCGGCGAGGCCCAGGGCCCCAAGCTCGAAGAGGACGTGAGCGACACGTCCGGTCAGCTCGGCGACGAGGAGGCGGGCTGCCCGCATTGA